From uncultured Desulfobacter sp.:
TTTGTTTCTCTATACCCGGAGCCAGCTGTTCAATGGCTTCAATATTGTCAATAATTTCTTTTTTCAGACACCAGAAGATATCTTTGAGTTGATCAATATGATCTGCGGCAATCTCCACCTCTGGTGTGGATAAACTGGCTGTGGCAAATTTGAAATCCCGGATTTCATCCGTAAGAATTTTTTTAATATCCTGTGTAATTTCGGACAACTTGCGGGTTTTTACCCGGTCGTAAAACAGGGATGCAAAAATCGTTTCCTGCTTAAGGTTCTGGGCATGGTCAAACAAGGAGGATAAAAATTCTTCGCCACCCAGGTACTCTTTTGAAACCATTGGGCTTGTGTCTTCGGAAAACGGGCCAAGACGATTTTTTGAAAGGGTTTCAATGCCCTTGGACAGGGATTCCAGATCACTTTTACAGGCGGGTCCTTTAAATGCCACAAGTGCGCAGATTCCGCACCCCAGGGTGCAGCAGGTATCGGGGAAAAAGAGTAAGGTGTTCTCTTTCACCGATGACAAGGGTTTGCCCATGTCCACATTTAGATTTGCGATATGCTTAAGATAATCAAAAAGTTGTGTTGAAAGATTGCCTTGCCGTTTCATATGTATCCTCCGTTATACGTCCCGGAAATTTTTCTGTATGAAAGTTAAAGTAATTTTTTGAATTACTTTTATTTTTTGGTGTGGGTTGACCCTGGGTATTGATAGACCAGGTCAGCCAATGGCTGTTATTTCGGAACAGCTGAAGTTGTCGTTAGCAAATTTTTTTTAGTTTTGGGGGTGCTGAAATAGGTTTTTAGCATGTTTTTAGCATGGACGCCTGCCCGGGTCCCGATATATTTGCCGTGACCCACTACTACTGCGACAATCAAGGTCTCTTTTGTTGTTTTCTGTTGTCCAAATCCTGTAAACCAGTCGTATTTGACCGTATGCTCCCGGTTGGACAGGGAGCCGGTTTTTCCGCCGATCAAAAGATTTGATAATACGTTATCCCGTGAATAGCCCCTGAACGAGTTTCTGGCTGTGCCGCCGGATATGGTTTTTTTCATGAGTTTTTTCATGGTCGCGGCTGTTTGAGGGCTAATCGGTGTTTTATATATCTCTTTAGTGCTTTTGTAAATCTCGTTTTCGTCTGAATTGGATATGCGGTCCACAAGACGGGGTACAAGGATTTGCCCCTTGTTCACCATGGCGGAAACCAAAGTTGCGGCAAATACAGGGGAAATCAGGGTGTCCCGGTTAAATCCGCATCCAAGTTCCGCTAAATGGTAATCATTGTCAGTTGCTGCAAAACGGGGAACGGGAAAATAAAAATCCGTATTTGGATTTTGGTTGAAACCAAATTTTTCGGCAAAATTGTTGAGCGCCTCCTTGCCCAGGGCAAGTTGCCCGAGCTTGCCGAATACGGGGTTGATGGATTCGGAAAAAGCAGTCTCCAGAGTCACCCTATTGGTATATTTTGTTTTCTGGTTTGTTAATTGCCGTTTGTACAGGGTGTATTTCCTGCCGTTGAAATGAAGGGGCGTGGTGGCTGTGTAATTTAATTTTTCCACAGCAGCAGATGCGGTGACGATTTTGAAAATACTGGCCGCTGGATAGCGGGCTGATGTGCAGGGGTTGGTGGCCGGATTGCCAGGATTAAATCCGGCCATGGCTTTTATGAATCCGGTGCTGCCGTCCATGGCCACCATACCGATGAGTTCCGGCTTGCCCCGGTCCAGGGTTTTAAGATAGTTCAGCGTCCCGATCAGTTTAGCCTGAAGGCGCGTGTCTAGTTGGGTGTGGATGGTATATGTCCAGGACGGCCCATCCGCAAAGAAAATGTCTGTTTTTGAATTGAGAACATCAATGTTTTGGACCAGGGCTTTGACGTCGGATTTGTCAAGGAGCTTGGGCAAGGCAGGTTCTTTTTCGACCTTATCCGGTTTTTGGGAAAACAGCCGATCACCGAGCTTGGATACCGTTTGCACCCCAAACCAGAGCAGTGCTACGGCTGCAACACCAAGACAGAGAAAAGTTGCAATTTGGCGTATACGGACAGCCGTGGTCTGTCTTTTTTTCTGCTGGCCATAGTTTGCCTGGAGTTCTCGCCAGGAACGTTCTGTTCTAATAGAATCCATAGAATGCAAAACCGTATCTCAAAATATTAATTAATATGTCTGCATGCCAAACACTATTTAATCGGGCAGCCGGGCTTCGGACTGCCGTTAAATCCGGAAAGAACAAGGTTTTTCTTCACACTTGCCGCAAGCACCATGCCCTCGGACAATTCTCCCATAAGTTTTACGGGTTTCAGGTTGGCCACGACAATGACTTCTTTGCCCACCACGTCTTCAGGGGTATAGGATTTACCGATGCCTGCCACGATTTGCCGGGTCTGGGTGCCTAAACTCACTTGAAGTTTTAGCAATTTGTCCGATTTTTCAATTCGTTCGGCAGACAGAATTTTGCCGGCTCTTAAATCTATTTTGGAAAAATCATCAATGGTGATTTCTTTTTTTAATGCCGGTTTGAGCGGTTTGGGTGCAGGTGGTTCCACCGCTTTCTTTTCAACGTCCACCCGGGGAAAAAGAATCTGGGGTTTTGCCAGAGTAGTGCCGCGGGGGATCTGCCCCCAGGGCCGGATGGCATCAAGGGTGAAAAATCCTTTTTCAGGCAGCTCAAGGCCAAGGGCGGCAATGATTTTAGCGCTGGTTTCCGGCATGACCGGCCAGATCAGACCTGCTACAAAGCGAATCCCCTCCAGCAGTTCGTATAACACCGTACCAAGATCTCCTGAGCGTGCCGGATCTTTGGCTAGTGTCCATGGTTCATTGGCAACAATGTATTTATTCATGGCTGACACCAGTTCCCAGACGCTTGCAAGGGCTTTGTGGAACTGACATTCTACCATGGCTGTTGTGTAAGCGTCAAAGGCAATCACAGCCTCGGGTTCTAAGCTTAAATTTTTGTCTGAATCAGCATCCGGGCCCTGGATGCTGCCCTTGAAATATTTGTAGTTCATGGACAGCACCCGGGAGAACAGATTGCCTAAATCATTAGCAAGGTCTGAGTTGATCCTTGCCACAATAACATCTTCGGTGAAATTTGCGTCCAGGCCAAATACCATTTCCCGCATAAGAAAATATCTGAACGCATCCACGCCGAACTGACCTGTTACCTCGACAGGGTCGGTGACATTGCCGATGCTTTTCGACATTTTAGAGCCCTGAACATTCCAGAATCCATGGACATTAAGTCCGTTATATATGTCAATGCCGGCAGCCTTGAGCATGATGGGCCAGTAAATTCCGTGGGGTTTGATGATGTCCTTGGCCACAAAATGCCGGGTGGTGGGCCAGAATTTTTTAAACATATCTCCGTCAGGGTATCCGAGGGCCGTGATATAGTTGACCAAGGCGTCAAACCATACATAGGTTACATAATCTTCATCAAAGGGCAGGGTGATACCCCAGGTCAGACGGGTTTTGGGCCGGGAGATACACAGGTCTTCCAAGGGCTCCTTAAGAAATGAGAGAAGTTCCTTTCTGTATTGTTCAGGCCGGATAAAGTCCGGATGGGTTTCGATGTGCTCAATGAGCCAATCCTGGTACTTGCTCATTTTAAAGAAATAGTTTGATTCCTTGATGGTTTCCGGCACAGTACCGTGGTCCGGGCATTTGCCGTTCACAAGCTCGCGCTCTTGGTAGAATCTTTCACATCCGAAACAATAAATGCCCTCATAACTTGAAAAATAGATATCCCCTTTGTCGTAAATCGTTGACAGCACAGATTTTACCACTTTAATATGCTCGGGATCAGTTGTCCGGATAAAGTGGTTGTTTTCTATATTGAGCAGGGGCAGAACATCCTGAAATAGTTTGCTGATTTTATCTGCGTAAGCCTTGGGCGTGGTGTTTTCCTTTTCAGCAGCCTGAACGATTTTATCTCCGTGTTCATCCGTTCCTGTTAAAAAAAAGGTGTCTGCACCTTCCATCTTTTTAAAACGGGTGGCTACATCTGCTGCAATGGAGGTATAGGCATGGCCGAGATGGGGTTTGGCATTCACATAGTAAATGGGTGTGGTGTAGTATTGACAAGTCATTGAGATGGGCTCCCTGTGTTTTCTTTATTCAGTTGGGACAGAAATATTTCCTTTTCCGTGCGGTCATCAAGCCTGACGGTGACGCTTTGTCTTAGAACATTCTGACGGACTACCTTGGCTTTGGCATTTTCAACTGTGATGATTTTGCCCAGTTTCGGCATTTTTTTCTTGTCGTGGCGGTAGGTCTCATTTTCAAAGGTTAAACAGCACATCAGTCGGCCACATACCCCGGAAATTTTAGTGGGATTCAGGCTCAACCCCTGTTCTTTTGCCATTTTTATGGACACCGGCTCAAAGGTATGCATAAAAGATGAACAGCACAGTTCTCTGCCGCATTTCCCCACCCCGCCCACATGCTTAGATAGATTTCGGATACCGACCTGTCGCATTTCAATACGGATGGAGAATTCTTTCACCAGAAGTTTAATCAGTTCCCTGAAATCAATTCTGCCGTCCGCCGTATAAAAAAATGTCAGTTTGTTTCTGTCAAAGGTGCTCTCCACACTAAACAGGTTCATTAAAAGGTCCAGGTCTTTTATGCATTTAATGCAGTATTCATGGGCCTGCCGTTCCAGTGATTCAAGTTCCATGCGCCGGCTGAAGTCTTCCTGGGTGGCCAGTCTGACAATGTTTTTTAAGGACTTTTCGTCTTTGTCCTTTTCCCGGGAAGGGACGGCAACGATGCCAAACCCCAGCCCTTGTTCGGTTTCAACAATCACCCGGTCGTTTAAATCTACGACCAGGGCTTGGCTGTTGAAATCGTATATTTTACCTGCGGTTTTAAATTTAACGCCGGCAACATTTACCATAAAAATTGGCCTCTTTTTATATGAAAGTTAAAATATCGTTTTGAATTACTTTCATATTTTGTTGTGGGTTGGGCCTGAGTGCTAATAGACCAGGGTCAGCCCATGGCTGTTTATATGAAAGAACTAAACTAACCAGTTAGTTTCTTTCATGATTTGTTGTGGCCTAACCTCGGTGAAAGACCAGGTCGGCCATGGCCGTTATTCAAATAAAGACAAGGAAAGGAAAAAACGGTCAAGGGTCAGTCTTGTACCGCTGTTGGATTCCAGTCTTTTTTCCGTCTCATGAAACAGTGTCATCCATGTTAACATCCGGGAGTATGAATACATCATACTAATATCTTTAAATACACTTAAAAAATCAAGGTTAACTATTTTATTCGGCATGTATTTTAATATGCAAAAGTCTCTGAATACGGTTCGGAGCACTGCCATGGCATCATGAATATATTCGGGGCGGGCCGACATCAGCCTGGATAACTCAAGGCATTTAAAGGCATTTTGATGCGGTGGCGCTGCCAAAAATCGGCATATTTCTTTGATTAACCATGGTCGCAGCATTTTCCAGTCAGGCGCGTTTCCTTTGTCCAGTCCTGAAAGACGCAGGGCCTGGTCCAGGTCGCTTCCTGCCGTTCCACTGATAATGTGGGCGGTTTCAGGAGCAAGTCCGTATTGTGTGCATAAAATTTTTTTTATTTCGCGGTCTGATAGTGCCTGGAAGTCAATGCGCCGGCACCTGGATAGAATGGTAGGTAAAAGAGGCGCGGTCTGCTCTACTGAAAGGATGAAAAATGTGTGTTCCGGCGGTTCTTCAAGCATTTTGAGAAGGGCATTCTGGGCCTGGGGGTTCATCAGGTCTGCATGGAGGATGCACACCATCCTGAACGCCGCTTCATTGGCGCGGGATGCGAGGATGCCGCCCATGTCCCGGATTTGGGAAATGGTGATCATTTTTTTATTTTCAGCCGGACCCAGAAAGATCATGTCCGGGTGCATGCCCGCAGATATCTTTTTGCATGAAGCGCAGATGTTGCACGGCCGACCGTTGCCTGTACGGCAATTGCAGGCCTGTGCAAAAAAAAGTGCAGTCTGTTTTTTGCCGGTTCCCCGGGGCCCGTAAAAAAGGAGGGCATTGGGGACCCGGCCGGTCTGAACAATATAGGTTAATTCAGATAATGGCAAAGATGAGGGAAGGGCTTCCCGGTTCTTTTCGGAAGGTGCAGCAGGCATATCAATATTAGCAACATTGGATTAAAAGCCATCTCGAAATAAAGATTTTGGCTCAAATTCAAGGTGGATCAAAATTTTAATCGGAGGAATACATGACGTATTTTGAGGATTTAAATTTTGATCCAACGAAGAAGTTGTCCAAAAGATTATTTTGAGATGGCTTTTAATAATCAACCCGCTCTTTGAGTTCTTTACCGCATTTAAAAAACGGCAGGCGCTTGGGCGGGATTTCTACTTTCTGTCCGGTTTTGGGGTTTCGACCCACATAGCTTTTATACTCTTTGATGTGAAAACTGCAAAGTCCTCTTATTTCGACTCGCTCACCTTTGACAAAGGCGTCTGACAGGGAGTCAAAAAAAATTTTTATTACGTCGGCGGCTTCTGATTTGGTCAGGTTGGCCCGTTCTTTCAATGTGGAAATCAATTCAAGTTTATTCATGGAACCTCAAATATGTTAAACAGCTAAAAAGTTTTTCAAGGGGTTTTAATGAATATGCATCAAAAAGTCAAGATGTTATGATAGCAGGTCCGGGATTTTTTCAACCTTATCAGAATCGACCTCTACGCCTGCATATCTGCCTAACAGGTCTACTTTGATAATGACCCTGCCTTTGCCCTTATGTTCAAAAAAATCTCCTTTCAGCCCTGCCATGGGGCCTTCAAGGATGATTACCGGATCTCCTTTTTTTAACTCAATAATGCTACCTGTAACCAGATCCTGGGTGATGGATGTCAAAAGCTTGAGCGACTCAATCTGTTGTTCGGGCACGGGCACGGGGCCGGCAGAGTTCCCTAAAAGCCTGACTGCACCCAGGGTTTTTAAAATCGGTAACTGGTCCACCGGAGCTCTGGTGGATTTAACAAATACGTACCCGGGAAACAACGGGGTTTCTATCATGAGCTTACGGTCTTTTCTTTTGCTGGGCTTCCTTGTCCTGGGCAGAAACGCATCTATTTTTTTTTTGCTTATGCATGAGTATACAGTCTGCTCGAAATTGCTTCGGGTCAGCAGGGCAAACCAAAGAGTCTTGTTTTTCATTGTGTGCCGAATCCTCCGATACCCTTGAGAATAACCATGAAGGCAAAAGATTTATCTGCCGATTCATCTTTGAACGCCAGGTTTAATCCCCAGCACGGCCGGTTGATGGCGATCCCCACACCGGTTTCAACGGTTTTTTGGTCTTCAAGATCGTTTTCAACGAAATAATATGCGTTCAGGATATCTGGAACCAAATTTGTGGTGATTTTGGTTTTCCAGGTATGTGAATAACTTTTTGAATATCGATAAGACATGTAAAGACTGTCCCCTCTATTATCTGATACCGTGCCCCCAACCTGTATCTTTGTGAAATGGCTGGTATTGGGATCAAAGGCTATGGTGCCGTCTGATGTCAGGTATTTTAACGGGTTTAATTCATATTTTAATGTCAAGTCCTGCCAGGGATCGTCGTCGGCATCATCTTCATCCCGTTCATACCGAATGTCATAGCCCTGGGAGAGCTTGAACCAGAAAAGTTCTTTGTATTCCTTGGATTCTTCGTCGTTTCCATCCGTTATTGTCTTCCTGGAGGTGAATGTGTTGGTCAAAGACCAGGTAATGATATTTTCTTCTGAAATGTCGTCTATGGCATCAAAGTAGGGCAGATCTTCCTGGTCCACAGAAGGAATGTAGTCATACTCCAGTCTGGGCACAATTTTGTGTTGGATTTTTTCGGCAAAATCCGTGTCTAATGTGAACACGCGGCTAAGGGTTGTTGACAGGTCCATACCCATTTCATAAAGCCCCCGGGTTCTGGTGTCGGCGTCATCCCCGTCACTGTCGGTATAATCATCTGTATCCCATAAAGTACCCCTGACACCGGCATAGGGCTCCAGAAAAAATGATTTGCCCAATTTTATGGGATAATAAAAAATTGGATGAATGTCTGCCCTTCTGCCGGTAATCTCTGTGTCGGTGGTATCCTGCCGGTAAAATGAGTCAAATTCCGAATCCATTTTGTAATACAATCCAAAACCCTCTGCAACTTTTTGCCGGGCGGCAAAAAATTCAACCGAGGGCAGAGTTTGCAGGGTGGTGTCATCTATGTCTGTCTGACGCGCTTTAATATTGTCATACCACAATGCCTCCATGTTCAGGCTGTATGAGGACCAGTTTTTTGTGACAAGCAGGCTGTTTTCCCGGATGTAATCGGTTTCGTCATCCAGATCACGGCCGAACATCTCTTCAAATGCGGCATCTGTGCTGTCAAATCCTGCAAAGCCGTCCGTAAAAGTCCGAAGATAATCCATATCAGAAACATAATCAATATCCAGTTTGGCATTGAAACCGTACCACAGCTCTTGGTCATGCTTCATTCGAAACCAGTACCTATCATGGTTGGTGCGGTCAGGTGTCGCGGAAATATTGTAATCTTCGTTTTCTTCCGCGTCGTCTCCAAGAGTTTTATCCTTGAGATAGCTCATCATCATCATCCCTTTGGATTCCGGGGAGAGTACATACCTGTATTCGCCGGAGAGCATTAGCCCTCTGTCCGACATATAGTAAGGGTAAAAAGTGGCGTCGGTATTGTCGGAAAGCGCTAAAAAAAGCGGTTGCTGGTATTCAAACCCCATATCGTCTGAATACCCTGCAATGGGTACCAAAAGCCCGGTCTGGCGTTTTGTTTGGACAGGAAATAGAAAATAGGGCGCATAAAGGGTGGGCATTTTTTTGGCCCAGAGGACGGCATGGCTGGCATGGCCGTATCCGTCAACGGTCACCTCAATGTCCTTTCCTGTGATTTTCCAGTCCGGGTTTTTTCCTTCGCAGGTGGTGATGGATCCTTTTTCTGCATCATAGGTGAACTCCCCGGTTTTTCGAAGCTTGTCCCCTGAGATGTAATAGTTGTTGTCCTGGATGAATATGGTGCCCTGGTTAATCGTACCTGTTTCCGAGCTAAGGTTGACATTCATGGACTTGCAGGTAATGGTATCCTTTCCTGAAATTAACAGGACATTGCCTTTGGCAAAGGCGTCTTTGGTTAAATCTGAAAATTCGACATAATCCGCTTCCAGGCGCGTTTTCCCTCCGGTAATCACCACATCATTTTCCGCAATGTAAAGTTTGCGTTTATCGTCGTAGCTCACCTGTCTGGCCTGGATATGCCAGGATACCTTTTGGGTGGGCATGGAAGCGGAGAAACAAAGTGCCTGGCCTGGAAGGAATACAATGATGACCGGGACAATACATATCTGGCACAGCACTCTTTTACATGAAACCATACGTGAAAATGGTCCTGTTTATTAAATTGCGAATCAAATAAAATTACTGTATAAAGCCATTTTATACTTGAAAAGTCAAGGCCGCTGCGCAAATCGGCTCCGGGCCGGAATCATGGCTTTTTTATATGAAAGTGCTAATACGTTTTTAAGCTACTTTCATGCTTTGTTGTGGATTGGGTCTGGATATTTATTGATACTCGATCATCAAGTTTTTAGGGAATTTGTTCAAATTCAAGGCGGAAACAATTTTTAACCGGAGGAATATACAACATATTTTGAGGATTAAAAATTTTTTCCAACGCCGAAGTTGGGCAAATTAACAAAAACTTGATCATCGAGTGATAGACCAGGTCAGCCCATGGCTGTTATAAGGAAGAACCGTAGCCGGATGCCCTCCGGCAAAGAGAGGATACGCATGTATGCCAGCATTATTGATTCAATCGGCAATACCCCCCTTGTAAAAATTCAAACACTTAATTCTGTGCCGGGTGTCACCATCCTGGGCAAGCTTGAATACATGAACCCGGGCGGGTCCATCAAAGACAGGGCAGCCTTGTATATGATCAGCCAGGCCGAGGCAGACGGTGAATTGACGCCTGAGAAGACCGTCATTGAAGCCACTTCGGGAAATACGGGAATCGGCCTTGCCATGATCTGTGCGGTCAAGGGTTACAAACTGGCCCTGGCCATGTCCGAAAGCGCCAGTGAGGAGCGTAAAAAAATACTCAAAGCCCGGGGTGCCCGGATTATTCTTACTCCAAGGCATCTGGGATCGGACGGGGCCATTGAAGAGGCCTACCGCCTGGCCAGGGAATACCCGGACAAATATTTTCTTACGGACCAATATAATAATGAGGCCAACTGGAAAGCCCATTACCATACCACAGGACCTGAAATTATGGCCCAGACCAATGGCCAGGTTGATGCCATAGTGGCGACTGTGGGCACTTCGGGGACACTCATGGGGCTGTCCCGGTATTTTAAGGATCAGGACCATCATGCCCGGGTAATCTGTGCCGAACCCTATTTAGGTCACGGCATCCAGGGCCTTAAAAATATGAAAGAGTCTTATACCCCTGAGATTTTTGACAAAACCCGGCTGGATGAAAGCATCCACATTGATGATAAAACAGCTTTTGAGACTGCCCGGCAATTGGCCTCAAAAGAAGGGCTTTTTGTGGGCATGAGTTCAGGTGCGGCCATGGCCGTGGCCCTTGATTATGCCAAACGTCTTCAAAACGGGGTTATCGTTGTGATTCTTCCGGATTCAGGCGAGCGTTATCTTTCCACTGAGCTTTTCAGCGTAAAGAAGAATGTTCACCTTACCGTCTACAATTCATTAGGTGGGAAAAAAGAAGCCTTAAACCCCCAAGGGGACAAGGAATTTGGTATATATACCTGTGGTCCCACAGTACACCGGCGTTTGGATATTACCCATTTCAGGCGTCATGCGTTTACGGATCTGCTTATTCGTTACCTTGAATACCAGGATGTGAAAGTCAGGCATATTGTTAATATCACCGATTATGATGATAAGACCATTGAAGGGGCAAGGCAGGCAAAAACCACACCCCAGGCCTTTACAAAACCTTTTATTGATGCCTTCCTGGCGGATCTGTTACGGCTCGGCATGCGGCCGGCCCAAGCCTATCCCAGGGTGTCCGAACATTTTACTGAAATGACGGATTTGACAAGGAAATTGCTTGTTAATAATCATGCCTATGAAAAGCTTCATTCCGTATACTTTGACCTGTCAAGTTTTGGAGATTATGGTCACCTTTCCAGGGTGGATGTCAACAAGATCAGGGTGGGAGCTACTGTTGACCTGGATGAATATGAAAAGAATAATCCCAGGGATTTTACCCTGCTTAAACGGGTAAAGCTTGCGGAGCTTAAACAGGGTCTCGGCGTTAAAACGGAATGGGGTAATGTCCGTCCCTCACTTCATCTGCAGTGTGCGGCCCTTGCGTCAACCTTCCTTGGTGCAGATTTTGACATCCACACGGGCTCAAGGGAGCTTATGTTTCCTCATCATGAGAACGAGATTGCCATTGCAGGGGCAGCCGGCGGTTCTTTTGCCAGGGTATGGATGCATTGCCATCCAGTGCAGTATGACGAATCCCTGGATACGGATGATGTCCACTCACTGACGCTGGACC
This genomic window contains:
- a CDS encoding penicillin-binding transpeptidase domain-containing protein, whose translation is MDSIRTERSWRELQANYGQQKKRQTTAVRIRQIATFLCLGVAAVALLWFGVQTVSKLGDRLFSQKPDKVEKEPALPKLLDKSDVKALVQNIDVLNSKTDIFFADGPSWTYTIHTQLDTRLQAKLIGTLNYLKTLDRGKPELIGMVAMDGSTGFIKAMAGFNPGNPATNPCTSARYPAASIFKIVTASAAVEKLNYTATTPLHFNGRKYTLYKRQLTNQKTKYTNRVTLETAFSESINPVFGKLGQLALGKEALNNFAEKFGFNQNPNTDFYFPVPRFAATDNDYHLAELGCGFNRDTLISPVFAATLVSAMVNKGQILVPRLVDRISNSDENEIYKSTKEIYKTPISPQTAATMKKLMKKTISGGTARNSFRGYSRDNVLSNLLIGGKTGSLSNREHTVKYDWFTGFGQQKTTKETLIVAVVVGHGKYIGTRAGVHAKNMLKTYFSTPKTKKNLLTTTSAVPK
- the metG gene encoding methionine--tRNA ligase; the encoded protein is MTCQYYTTPIYYVNAKPHLGHAYTSIAADVATRFKKMEGADTFFLTGTDEHGDKIVQAAEKENTTPKAYADKISKLFQDVLPLLNIENNHFIRTTDPEHIKVVKSVLSTIYDKGDIYFSSYEGIYCFGCERFYQERELVNGKCPDHGTVPETIKESNYFFKMSKYQDWLIEHIETHPDFIRPEQYRKELLSFLKEPLEDLCISRPKTRLTWGITLPFDEDYVTYVWFDALVNYITALGYPDGDMFKKFWPTTRHFVAKDIIKPHGIYWPIMLKAAGIDIYNGLNVHGFWNVQGSKMSKSIGNVTDPVEVTGQFGVDAFRYFLMREMVFGLDANFTEDVIVARINSDLANDLGNLFSRVLSMNYKYFKGSIQGPDADSDKNLSLEPEAVIAFDAYTTAMVECQFHKALASVWELVSAMNKYIVANEPWTLAKDPARSGDLGTVLYELLEGIRFVAGLIWPVMPETSAKIIAALGLELPEKGFFTLDAIRPWGQIPRGTTLAKPQILFPRVDVEKKAVEPPAPKPLKPALKKEITIDDFSKIDLRAGKILSAERIEKSDKLLKLQVSLGTQTRQIVAGIGKSYTPEDVVGKEVIVVANLKPVKLMGELSEGMVLAASVKKNLVLSGFNGSPKPGCPIK
- the ricT gene encoding regulatory iron-sulfur-containing complex subunit RicT, whose protein sequence is MVNVAGVKFKTAGKIYDFNSQALVVDLNDRVIVETEQGLGFGIVAVPSREKDKDEKSLKNIVRLATQEDFSRRMELESLERQAHEYCIKCIKDLDLLMNLFSVESTFDRNKLTFFYTADGRIDFRELIKLLVKEFSIRIEMRQVGIRNLSKHVGGVGKCGRELCCSSFMHTFEPVSIKMAKEQGLSLNPTKISGVCGRLMCCLTFENETYRHDKKKMPKLGKIITVENAKAKVVRQNVLRQSVTVRLDDRTEKEIFLSQLNKENTGSPSQ
- the holB gene encoding DNA polymerase III subunit delta' — protein: MPAAPSEKNREALPSSLPLSELTYIVQTGRVPNALLFYGPRGTGKKQTALFFAQACNCRTGNGRPCNICASCKKISAGMHPDMIFLGPAENKKMITISQIRDMGGILASRANEAAFRMVCILHADLMNPQAQNALLKMLEEPPEHTFFILSVEQTAPLLPTILSRCRRIDFQALSDREIKKILCTQYGLAPETAHIISGTAGSDLDQALRLSGLDKGNAPDWKMLRPWLIKEICRFLAAPPHQNAFKCLELSRLMSARPEYIHDAMAVLRTVFRDFCILKYMPNKIVNLDFLSVFKDISMMYSYSRMLTWMTLFHETEKRLESNSGTRLTLDRFFLSLSLFE
- a CDS encoding HU family DNA-binding protein, with amino-acid sequence MNKLELISTLKERANLTKSEAADVIKIFFDSLSDAFVKGERVEIRGLCSFHIKEYKSYVGRNPKTGQKVEIPPKRLPFFKCGKELKERVDY
- a CDS encoding UpxY family transcription antiterminator → MKNKTLWFALLTRSNFEQTVYSCISKKKIDAFLPRTRKPSKRKDRKLMIETPLFPGYVFVKSTRAPVDQLPILKTLGAVRLLGNSAGPVPVPEQQIESLKLLTSITQDLVTGSIIELKKGDPVIILEGPMAGLKGDFFEHKGKGRVIIKVDLLGRYAGVEVDSDKVEKIPDLLS
- the lptD gene encoding LPS assembly protein LptD, which codes for MVSCKRVLCQICIVPVIIVFLPGQALCFSASMPTQKVSWHIQARQVSYDDKRKLYIAENDVVITGGKTRLEADYVEFSDLTKDAFAKGNVLLISGKDTITCKSMNVNLSSETGTINQGTIFIQDNNYYISGDKLRKTGEFTYDAEKGSITTCEGKNPDWKITGKDIEVTVDGYGHASHAVLWAKKMPTLYAPYFLFPVQTKRQTGLLVPIAGYSDDMGFEYQQPLFLALSDNTDATFYPYYMSDRGLMLSGEYRYVLSPESKGMMMMSYLKDKTLGDDAEENEDYNISATPDRTNHDRYWFRMKHDQELWYGFNAKLDIDYVSDMDYLRTFTDGFAGFDSTDAAFEEMFGRDLDDETDYIRENSLLVTKNWSSYSLNMEALWYDNIKARQTDIDDTTLQTLPSVEFFAARQKVAEGFGLYYKMDSEFDSFYRQDTTDTEITGRRADIHPIFYYPIKLGKSFFLEPYAGVRGTLWDTDDYTDSDGDDADTRTRGLYEMGMDLSTTLSRVFTLDTDFAEKIQHKIVPRLEYDYIPSVDQEDLPYFDAIDDISEENIITWSLTNTFTSRKTITDGNDEESKEYKELFWFKLSQGYDIRYERDEDDADDDPWQDLTLKYELNPLKYLTSDGTIAFDPNTSHFTKIQVGGTVSDNRGDSLYMSYRYSKSYSHTWKTKITTNLVPDILNAYYFVENDLEDQKTVETGVGIAINRPCWGLNLAFKDESADKSFAFMVILKGIGGFGTQ
- a CDS encoding cysteine synthase; its protein translation is MYASIIDSIGNTPLVKIQTLNSVPGVTILGKLEYMNPGGSIKDRAALYMISQAEADGELTPEKTVIEATSGNTGIGLAMICAVKGYKLALAMSESASEERKKILKARGARIILTPRHLGSDGAIEEAYRLAREYPDKYFLTDQYNNEANWKAHYHTTGPEIMAQTNGQVDAIVATVGTSGTLMGLSRYFKDQDHHARVICAEPYLGHGIQGLKNMKESYTPEIFDKTRLDESIHIDDKTAFETARQLASKEGLFVGMSSGAAMAVALDYAKRLQNGVIVVILPDSGERYLSTELFSVKKNVHLTVYNSLGGKKEALNPQGDKEFGIYTCGPTVHRRLDITHFRRHAFTDLLIRYLEYQDVKVRHIVNITDYDDKTIEGARQAKTTPQAFTKPFIDAFLADLLRLGMRPAQAYPRVSEHFTEMTDLTRKLLVNNHAYEKLHSVYFDLSSFGDYGHLSRVDVNKIRVGATVDLDEYEKNNPRDFTLLKRVKLAELKQGLGVKTEWGNVRPSLHLQCAALASTFLGADFDIHTGSRELMFPHHENEIAIAGAAGGSFARVWMHCHPVQYDESLDTDDVHSLTLDRLVDMGWDEKTIRFWLLSAHYRKSLLLSRKSLDDAKTVLSRINRCIESLDHVSGQSNEEEIQHITYDLRQGMMDAMANDLKVPVLVSGLLSGVKRINRMVVDGHVGPGGAERLLKCFKDVDAVLNIFDFSRKVPYSSEVTALMAERDEARQQKDFKTADRIRKQLDEMGILIHDQKV